The Phormidium sp. PBR-2020 DNA segment TGGAGGAATAGGCCACCATCTTTTTCATATCCTGCTGAGAAATCGCCGTCAGGGCCCCATAGAGGACACTAATCACCGCAAAGATGACCAAAACTGGGGCAGCCACAGACCAGGCTTCCGGCAACATTCCCACACAGAAGCGCAGTAAGCCATAGGTTCCCAACTTCAACAACACACCGGCCAAAAGAACCGAAACCGAGGTCGAGGCTTCGACGTGAGCATCGGGGAGCCAGGTATGGAAGGGAAAGATGGGAATTTTGATGGCAAAGCCGATGAACAACCCCGTCAGCAAAATCAATTGACTGCTGATCGGTAACGTGCCGGGGGCTAAGACCGTATAGTCAAAACTAGAGGCCCCGCTGAGCCAGACTAAGCCTAAGAACGCTGCCAGAATAAAGATGCCGGAGGTGGCGGTGTAGAGAAGAAATTTAGTGGCCGCATAGTTGCGCCGGGCCCCGCCCCAAATGGCAATCAGGAGATAGAGGGGGATGAGTTCGAGTTCATAGAAGATAAAGAACAAGAGCAAATCCAGAGACAGGAAGGCCCCAGTGACGCTGAGATTCAGCACCAACATTAGGGAGTAGTAGAGGCGGGGCCGTTCCAGTTTGTCGGGACTACTGAGGATGGCGATCGCCGTCAGGAATTGGTTGAGAATAATCAGGGGCAGTGAGATGCCATCGACTCCCAGATGGTAACTTAGTCCCAGCCAATCGACCCAAGGCATTTGCTCGGTAAACTGCATCCCTCCTACCTGGGGGTCAAAGTTCAACATTAAGCTCAGGCTCAACCCCAAGATAATCGTTAACACCACGAAGCTGATGCTACGAAAGCGGGATGAGGGCAGTGATTGGGGCAGCAGCCAAATCAGTGTTGCCCCAATTAGGGGAATTAGGAGTAATGCACTCAACATGCGTAGTTTTTAAATGTAGGGGCAATCCCTTCTCGTCGGCGAGCGATCGCCGAACCGTGGTTGCCCAGTTCAAAGCACAATCGGTTAAACGGGATAAACGGGGCGTTTGGGACGGACTAAGGTCCCCACAGTGCCAAGAAGACGAGGATGCCCGTAGCAGCCAAAATGGTCAAGACATAGGATTGGGATTGACCGGAAATACTATATTTGAGGGCTTGACCGCTGAAAATGGCGACCCAACCGACTAGGTTGACCGCACCATCGACAACATAGCGATCGAAGCCCGAGGCTAAACGAGAAAAACCAGAGACAAAGGCGACTACGGTAACCCGGTAAACCCGATCAATATAAAAGTCGTAGGCCAGCAGATCCTGCCAGAAGCGTACTGATAGCTTCTGAGAACGGGCATTGGTGCGTTCTAGGGGGATCTGGCTGCCTACGATTAACCCCAGCACCCCGCTGACAATCAGTAGGGGGTTGCCAAATTGAATCAGGGGATTGTTGGAGAATGCCCAGGGGCCGTCCCAGGTCAGGAGCAACTGCCAATGTTGCAACATTAAAGGAACCAGTAGGGTCACCACAACCAGGGAAACCATGGGAACTGCCATGGTCCAGGGAGCCTCAGGGCTGCGACGACTTTTGGCTTGATGCTCTCCTAAGAAGACAGAACGGAAAACCCGAGTTAGGCTTACCGCGTTCAAGAAGTTGACCAACAACAGGATTAACACTAATCCGGGAGGCACTTCCTGAAAGCCATTCACCCAACGGCGAAACGTCCAAAACGTCCCCAGGGGTAAGATAGACACCAGCCCCGCAGACCCCACCACAAACGAGGTGGTGGTGGCGGGCATCCGTGACCAAAGACCGCCCATTTCGGTAATATTTTGGCTGTTCGTCCCCAGGATAATGGAGCCAACGCTAGAAAAGAGTAAGGCTTTGGCGATCGCATGGGTGAGCAGCAGGAGTAGGGCGATATCCACTTGTCCTAACCCGACGGCGATAAAGACTAATCCCATGTAGGCACTGGTGGAATGGGAGAGGGCCCGCTTCAGGTCAATTTGAGCCAGGCACATCAGGGAACTACCAATGGCGGTGATGGTTCCGATGATGATTAGGGCATCATAGACCACGGGGGATAGGGTAAAGACCGGTTGCAGACGAATCAGAACATAGGCGCCAGCGGAGACCACGACAGAGTTCCGCATGATGGAGGCAGGGCTAGGCCCTTCCATGGCTTCGTCCAGCCAGAGGTTGAGGGGAAATTGGGCACATTTACCGATGGGACCGGCGATGAGTCCTAACCCGAGCCATGTAGCAGTCCAGAAGGGTAAGGGATTGGTTTCAGCCCAGGCTTCGAGTTCACTGAAGGTTAAGCCGGTTCCATAGCTCGATAGGGCCACTAATCCCATCAGTAAGAGAATGTCCCCGACCCGTTTGGTTAGGAAGGCATCTCGGGCAGCGGTGACCACCAGAGGCTGTGCATACCAAAAGCCCACCAGGAGATAGGTGGACAGGGTGAGCATTTCTAGGAGACCGTAACTTAGAAGCAGGGAGTCACTGAGGGCGATGCCGCTCAGGGCCGCTTCAAAGAAGCCCATCAGCCCAAAGAAACGGGCCAGGGACCAGTCTTTTTCCATATAGCCTAGGGCATAGAGTTGAGAAAGGATACTGATACCGGTGACCAGTTCCATGGCCCCAAGACTAAGGGGGGAAATTTCGATAGCTAGAGATAAGTCTAAATTGGCGGCATTGAGCCAGGAGAATACCAGTTGCTGGGGGGGTTGTCCCCAACTTTGGAAATAGGCTGCGGACCCGTGCCCGAAGGCGACCAAGGTCATTAGTAGATTGAGGTAGGCGGCCGGACGAGACCCGGTGCGTCGAACCATGCCTACTGACCAGGGAAGGGTGAGGATAGCACCTATGAGTCCATATAACGGCACGAACCAACAGGTCTGTAGGAGAAAACCACTCATTTTATCGGGAGTTTTAGTACGTCTGACAACATCTTTAGTTTTGGGCTGAGCCGAAGGCGGGCAACCACGGCTCGGCTATCGCTCGCCGACCACGAGGGATTGCCCCCACGACGGAGGGTCGGGCGAAGGCGCTGGTGTTGGGCCGTCGTCCTTGGCATTCGCACAATAGAGAATTTTAGGCAACACAGCAATTATACGGCAGTGAGTCCGTGATCCCGCCATTGAATCTCCTGGCTGAGGGGCCTCTTGGAGGGTCGCTCTCTTCAGTTAACTTTTATTAAACTATCCGATTTGCAAATATCATCTTGCTTTATATTGTCAAAGGAGCCAAAGTTTCCTACTCTTTGTATTGGGATTGAATAATTTAGCCTTCCCCGTCAAAATTTTGCTGGACTGAAATTTCTGGCAAGCCCAGGGGTCAACCCCGTAGGCAGAGAAGCCAACAGTCATGTCGGAAGACATGGGCCTACGCGGTTTGGTCTGGAACTATCCTGGCAGCCAGAGGGTTTGTCGAGCCAAATTTTGGCACGTTCACTGGGGGTCGCCGAGAGCGATCGCCCTGTTACTTGCAGTTCAAGCGCGTCAAGCGTATTTTTTCAAGGAGCGATACTCGTCATGTCAATTGCGGTAGGAATGGTTGAAACCCTAGGGTTCCCGGCAGTGGTTGAGGCCGCTGACTCGATGGTGAAAGCCGCTCGGGTGACCCTGGTCGGTTATGAGAAAATTGGGTCGGGTCGGGTCACGGTTATTGTCCGGGGTGATGTATCGGAGGTGCAGGCGTCAGTATCCGCTGGGATTGATGCTGCTAATCGAGTCAATGGTGGACAGGTGCTGTCGACGCACATTATTGCCCGTCCTCACGAGAACTTGGAGTACGTTCTACCGATTCGCTACACCGAGGAAGTCGATCAGTTCCGAACCTACTAATCGAAGGAACCGAACGCCTGATCAGGACGTTGGCGGGCGATCACGCTGATGATCGCCTAGAGGGGTGACCCTTGCGTCCAGGGTCTAAGTTGGGATGATGATTTATTTCAGGAGTTAAAAAAACAATGTCAATTGCCGTAGGAATGATTGAAACCCTCGGGTTTCCGGCGGTGGTCGAAGCCGCTGATGCCATGGTCAAGGCCGCTCGGGTGACCCTGGTCGGATATGAGAAAATTGGTTCGGGTCGTGTGACGGTCATCGTCCGGGGCGATGTCTCGGAGGTGCAAGCGTCCATCTCGGCAGGAACCGATAATGTCAAACGAGTCAATGGCGGTGAAGTGCTATCGACTCATATTATTGCTCGTCCTCACGAGAACTTGGAGTATGTTCTCCCGATTCGCTATACCGAAGCGGTTGAGCAGTTCCGAGAGAGCATTGGTTCGCCTCGCTCCATAAACCGCTAAGCCAGCAGAGATAATGCAA contains these protein-coding regions:
- a CDS encoding NADH-quinone oxidoreductase subunit M — translated: MLSALLLIPLIGATLIWLLPQSLPSSRFRSISFVVLTIILGLSLSLMLNFDPQVGGMQFTEQMPWVDWLGLSYHLGVDGISLPLIILNQFLTAIAILSSPDKLERPRLYYSLMLVLNLSVTGAFLSLDLLLFFIFYELELIPLYLLIAIWGGARRNYAATKFLLYTATSGIFILAAFLGLVWLSGASSFDYTVLAPGTLPISSQLILLTGLFIGFAIKIPIFPFHTWLPDAHVEASTSVSVLLAGVLLKLGTYGLLRFCVGMLPEAWSVAAPVLVIFAVISVLYGALTAISQQDMKKMVAYSSIAHMGYILLAAAAGTHLSLLAAIAQSVSHGLISAMLFLLVGVVGKKTGTRDIDKLCGLLNPERGLPIIGSLMIVGVMASAGIPGMVGFVSEFLVFRGSFPVFPVATLLCLVGTGLTAVYFLLMVNRVFFGRLSDAVMNLPPVQWGDRVPALVLTILLVVFGVQPNWLVRWSDADAARLVPPVAIVQLSSTADVPPFPSAN
- a CDS encoding NAD(P)H-quinone oxidoreductase subunit F, which produces MSGFLLQTCWFVPLYGLIGAILTLPWSVGMVRRTGSRPAAYLNLLMTLVAFGHGSAAYFQSWGQPPQQLVFSWLNAANLDLSLAIEISPLSLGAMELVTGISILSQLYALGYMEKDWSLARFFGLMGFFEAALSGIALSDSLLLSYGLLEMLTLSTYLLVGFWYAQPLVVTAARDAFLTKRVGDILLLMGLVALSSYGTGLTFSELEAWAETNPLPFWTATWLGLGLIAGPIGKCAQFPLNLWLDEAMEGPSPASIMRNSVVVSAGAYVLIRLQPVFTLSPVVYDALIIIGTITAIGSSLMCLAQIDLKRALSHSTSAYMGLVFIAVGLGQVDIALLLLLTHAIAKALLFSSVGSIILGTNSQNITEMGGLWSRMPATTTSFVVGSAGLVSILPLGTFWTFRRWVNGFQEVPPGLVLILLLVNFLNAVSLTRVFRSVFLGEHQAKSRRSPEAPWTMAVPMVSLVVVTLLVPLMLQHWQLLLTWDGPWAFSNNPLIQFGNPLLIVSGVLGLIVGSQIPLERTNARSQKLSVRFWQDLLAYDFYIDRVYRVTVVAFVSGFSRLASGFDRYVVDGAVNLVGWVAIFSGQALKYSISGQSQSYVLTILAATGILVFLALWGP
- a CDS encoding carbon dioxide-concentrating mechanism protein CcmK, with translation MSIAVGMVETLGFPAVVEAADSMVKAARVTLVGYEKIGSGRVTVIVRGDVSEVQASVSAGIDAANRVNGGQVLSTHIIARPHENLEYVLPIRYTEEVDQFRTY
- a CDS encoding carbon dioxide-concentrating mechanism protein CcmK, with product MSIAVGMIETLGFPAVVEAADAMVKAARVTLVGYEKIGSGRVTVIVRGDVSEVQASISAGTDNVKRVNGGEVLSTHIIARPHENLEYVLPIRYTEAVEQFRESIGSPRSINR